The genome window GCTGTTGTTCCTGGGCATCCTGCATGCCGACCTGCACTCGGCGCTCAAGCCAGGTTTGCTGATCTACTTTGCCGTCGCCACACTGCTGAGCTTTGCCCTGGCCTGGGGCTGGGCGATCTTGCGTTGCCCGCGTGAAGACCGTGGCATCTACACCCAGGGCGCGTTTCGCGGCAATAACGGCGTGATCGGCCTGGCGCTGGCGGCCAGCATGTACGGTGACTACGGCATTTCCCTTGGCGCGATCCTCGCGGCACTGGTGATTCTGTTCTACAACACGCTGTCGACCATCGTGCTGGCGGTGTACAGCCCGGTGATCAAGTCCGACCCCTGGAGCATCTTCAAAAGCGTGGTGGCCAACCCGCTGATCATCAGCGTGATTGCGGCTGCGCCGTTCGCTATTTTCAAGATCGGCTTGCCTGGCTGGCTGGAGTCGTCCGGCCAGTACCTGGCGGACATGACCCTGCCGCTGGCACTGATCTGCATCGGCGGCACCCTGTCGCTGGCAGCCCTGCGGAAAAGCGGGAGCATGGCCTTGAGTGCCAGCCTGGTGAAGATGATCGGCCTGCCGCTGGCGGCGACGCTTGGCGCCTGGCTGCTAGGCTTTCGCGGGCCGGAACTGGGGATTCTGTTTTTGTATTTCGGCGCGCCGACTGCGGCGGCGAGTTTCGTCATGGCCAGGGCGGCCGAGGGTAATCATGAACTGGCGGCGGCGATTATTGTGATCACCACGCTGATGGCGGCGGTGACCACCAATATCGGAATTTT of Pseudomonas fluorescens contains these proteins:
- a CDS encoding AEC family transporter, whose protein sequence is MLAIFLTTLTITAPVFAMLFLGVLLKRINWINDNFIHTASSLVFNVTMPALLFLGILHADLHSALKPGLLIYFAVATLLSFALAWGWAILRCPREDRGIYTQGAFRGNNGVIGLALAASMYGDYGISLGAILAALVILFYNTLSTIVLAVYSPVIKSDPWSIFKSVVANPLIISVIAAAPFAIFKIGLPGWLESSGQYLADMTLPLALICIGGTLSLAALRKSGSMALSASLVKMIGLPLAATLGAWLLGFRGPELGILFLYFGAPTAAASFVMARAAEGNHELAAAIIVITTLMAAVTTNIGIFVLQAGGWI